From Bacillus basilensis, a single genomic window includes:
- a CDS encoding acetate uptake transporter family protein: protein MSNQTTTHHVKMTTADPSGIGLFGLAMVTLVASSQKLGLTDGVSLVLPWAIFLGGFAQIFACIHDAKHNNTFGTTAFGAYGLFWLGVGMTWLIQLGVFGEKLAQVADSKQLGVAFIGYLIFTIFMTIGAMETHKVLFMIFVLIDFLFIGLSLSTLGVMPHAMHNLAAYSELLISLLSFYGSAAAVLNTHFGKVVLPVGKPFGIFKK, encoded by the coding sequence ATGAGCAATCAAACTACTACACATCATGTGAAAATGACAACAGCAGATCCATCTGGAATTGGTCTATTTGGATTAGCGATGGTAACACTTGTAGCATCATCTCAAAAGCTAGGCTTAACAGATGGCGTTTCTCTTGTATTACCATGGGCAATCTTTTTAGGAGGATTTGCACAAATCTTTGCATGCATTCACGATGCAAAGCATAACAATACATTTGGTACAACAGCATTCGGTGCGTACGGCCTATTTTGGTTAGGCGTTGGAATGACTTGGTTAATTCAACTTGGAGTATTTGGCGAAAAATTAGCACAAGTTGCAGATTCAAAACAGCTTGGTGTAGCCTTTATCGGATATTTGATTTTCACAATCTTCATGACAATTGGTGCAATGGAAACACATAAAGTATTATTTATGATTTTCGTCCTTATTGATTTCTTATTTATCGGTCTTTCATTAAGTACTTTAGGTGTTATGCCGCACGCAATGCATAATTTAGCAGCATATTCTGAACTTCTTATTTCATTATTATCTTTCTATGGTTCAGCAGCAGCAGTGTTAAATACACACTTCGGGAAAGTTGTTTTACCAGTTGGAAAGCCATTTGGTATTTTTAAAAAGTAA
- a CDS encoding NUDIX domain-containing protein, with translation MIRNRGVAIIVQEGKIALIKRIREGETYYVFPGGGIEEGETPEEATKGEAYEELGIHIKVGHLITKVEYKGTEYYFNAHSIDGIFGSGKAKEFELKERGSYIPLWLPIRELEKVNIKPYEVVGSILEHYKI, from the coding sequence ATGATAAGAAATCGCGGCGTAGCTATTATTGTGCAGGAAGGGAAAATTGCTCTTATAAAACGTATTAGGGAAGGGGAAACATATTATGTTTTTCCAGGCGGAGGAATTGAAGAAGGAGAAACACCTGAAGAGGCAACGAAGGGAGAAGCTTATGAAGAATTAGGGATACATATAAAAGTAGGGCATCTTATTACGAAGGTGGAGTATAAAGGAACGGAGTATTATTTTAATGCTCATAGTATAGATGGGATTTTCGGAAGTGGGAAAGCTAAAGAATTCGAGCTGAAAGAGAGAGGGAGTTATATCCCGTTGTGGTTGCCGATACGCGAGTTGGAAAAAGTGAATATAAAACCGTATGAAGTGGTCGGAAGTATATTAGAACATTATAAAATATAA
- a CDS encoding ASCH domain-containing protein: MIYEMGLYNKPFQSIQSGKKVYEVRLFDTKRQLIKQGDNIVFTNLTTAATMTVKVTEIKRYECFKAMYEQIDKKLLDCENDSLEEMLESTYNIYTKEQEKKWGTVAIRIEVIK, from the coding sequence ATGATATATGAAATGGGGTTATATAATAAACCTTTTCAGTCAATTCAATCAGGAAAAAAAGTATATGAAGTACGTTTATTTGATACAAAACGTCAACTTATAAAACAAGGCGATAATATTGTATTTACAAACCTTACGACAGCAGCAACGATGACTGTAAAAGTAACAGAAATAAAACGATATGAATGCTTTAAAGCAATGTACGAACAAATTGATAAAAAATTATTGGATTGTGAAAATGATAGTTTAGAGGAAATGTTAGAAAGTACATACAACATATATACGAAAGAACAAGAAAAAAAGTGGGGAACAGTTGCGATTCGTATTGAGGTAATAAAATGA
- a CDS encoding CatB-related O-acetyltransferase, with amino-acid sequence MLYLNQKPEYNKYDIGDYTYSKVGPTIFSWNDETKLKIGRFCSLGEEVVFILGGEHRADWITTYPFNALFDEGAHITGHPSSKGDIVVGNDVWIGYQSCILSGVTIGNGAIIGAKSVVTKDVPPYAIVAGNPAKFIRYRFPQEMIDKLENLAWWDWDISVIKGAIPLLLSNKINEFFISSENESI; translated from the coding sequence ATGTTATATTTAAATCAAAAACCTGAATATAATAAATATGATATTGGTGATTATACTTATAGTAAAGTAGGGCCAACCATTTTTTCTTGGAACGATGAAACGAAATTAAAAATAGGTAGGTTTTGTTCATTAGGAGAAGAAGTCGTTTTTATACTTGGCGGTGAGCATCGTGCAGACTGGATAACGACTTACCCATTTAATGCACTTTTTGATGAAGGAGCGCATATTACTGGTCACCCTTCTTCAAAAGGTGATATCGTAGTCGGCAATGATGTATGGATTGGTTATCAATCCTGCATTTTATCTGGTGTTACAATTGGTAACGGGGCCATTATCGGTGCAAAGAGTGTTGTTACAAAAGACGTACCTCCATATGCAATTGTAGCTGGTAATCCTGCAAAATTTATTCGATATCGTTTTCCGCAAGAAATGATTGACAAACTAGAGAATCTCGCATGGTGGGACTGGGACATTTCTGTTATAAAAGGAGCTATTCCACTTCTACTCTCAAACAAAATCAACGAGTTTTTTATCTCGTCCGAAAATGAATCTATATGA